From the Aliidongia dinghuensis genome, one window contains:
- a CDS encoding mechanosensitive ion channel family protein yields the protein MADAASTAASTAAANPTVADQAAHGAVTHTFGGQPFGRMMIHLGHSTNELWMAVKTMVADAVKAPGMRHQAATLLTNNGDLGSAGWVLFCLAAMLVVALLGAAIVFWLAGPERRRLAQIPVDRAGKGVLLGLEGLVLDLLPPAAFLIGSGLLYNLCFTAHGLIFPATDVFQGFANAFIQSTTVGWAAFIILSQPFAADRPNLRMVPIDDAEAHRARATLARIVAVAMGPYLVAEGLYFLWFGDGLPHLIIITTSFVVGYMCLRALHKLRPHLTGFARYWHSLAVLSVFGLGATWVLGVLLLPLPPFDRVLGTLIVLAAMPAFDSMIALALRQVKARLLRRTAAQQMIFVPGEEGEPLQAVARTASSQQGTDEQIRATDAFTDVLHYAASWVLLIAAGAFLARLWSFDFIRILGARDARTFVGVLFDAGITLLIGWYVWRLFETGLAVALSREVNGPGSRASTVQPLLRSIGMIVIAVVALMWAFSVLGLNIGPLLASAGVVGIAIGFGAQTLVKDLFSGAFFLIEDVFRIGDYIEAGTAKGTVEKITFRTVALRHQNGPLHFVPYGSLGSVRNNSRDWVIDKFEIPLPIDVESEQVRRIVKRIGLEMLEHEELAPFIMSPLKAKLYRIQPGAKIFRCKVQTPPGKQFEVRTEAYRRIELAFAEANIPFASNIQSSVVVHAGQPAAAEPLQPVEEVRAAE from the coding sequence ATGGCGGACGCAGCGTCCACGGCGGCTTCCACGGCGGCGGCCAATCCAACGGTGGCGGATCAGGCGGCGCACGGTGCCGTCACCCATACGTTCGGCGGCCAGCCGTTCGGCCGCATGATGATCCATCTCGGCCATTCGACGAATGAGCTGTGGATGGCGGTCAAGACAATGGTCGCCGATGCCGTGAAGGCGCCCGGCATGCGGCACCAGGCGGCGACGCTGCTTACCAACAATGGCGACCTGGGTTCGGCCGGCTGGGTGCTGTTCTGCCTCGCGGCGATGCTGGTCGTGGCGTTGCTGGGTGCTGCGATCGTCTTCTGGCTCGCGGGGCCTGAGCGCCGGCGCCTGGCGCAGATCCCGGTCGATCGCGCCGGCAAGGGCGTCCTGCTCGGCCTCGAGGGGCTGGTGCTCGACCTGCTGCCGCCGGCAGCCTTCCTGATCGGCAGCGGCCTGCTCTACAATCTCTGCTTCACCGCGCACGGGCTGATCTTCCCCGCGACCGACGTGTTCCAGGGTTTCGCCAACGCGTTCATCCAGAGCACGACGGTCGGCTGGGCGGCCTTCATCATCCTGAGCCAGCCGTTCGCGGCCGACCGGCCGAACCTGCGCATGGTGCCGATCGACGATGCGGAGGCGCACCGCGCCCGCGCCACGCTGGCGCGCATCGTCGCGGTCGCCATGGGGCCCTATCTCGTCGCCGAAGGACTCTATTTCCTGTGGTTCGGCGACGGGCTGCCGCATCTCATCATCATCACGACGAGCTTCGTCGTCGGCTACATGTGCCTGCGCGCGCTGCACAAGCTGCGCCCGCATTTGACGGGCTTCGCGCGTTACTGGCACTCGCTTGCCGTGCTGAGCGTGTTCGGGCTGGGCGCCACCTGGGTCCTGGGCGTGCTGCTGCTGCCGCTGCCACCGTTTGACCGGGTGCTGGGCACGCTCATCGTGCTCGCCGCCATGCCGGCTTTCGACAGCATGATCGCGCTGGCGCTCCGCCAGGTGAAGGCGCGGCTGCTGCGCCGGACGGCCGCCCAGCAGATGATCTTCGTGCCGGGCGAGGAGGGCGAGCCGCTGCAGGCGGTGGCACGGACCGCCAGCTCCCAACAGGGCACCGACGAACAGATCCGCGCGACCGACGCCTTCACGGACGTGCTGCACTACGCCGCCTCCTGGGTGTTGCTGATCGCCGCCGGCGCGTTCCTGGCGCGGCTCTGGTCGTTCGACTTCATCCGCATCCTGGGCGCGCGCGACGCCCGAACCTTCGTGGGCGTCCTGTTCGACGCCGGCATCACCCTGCTCATCGGCTGGTACGTCTGGCGCCTGTTCGAGACCGGGCTCGCCGTCGCCTTGAGCCGCGAGGTCAACGGGCCGGGCAGCCGGGCCAGCACGGTTCAGCCGCTGCTGCGCTCGATCGGCATGATCGTGATCGCAGTCGTGGCGCTCATGTGGGCGTTCTCGGTCCTGGGTCTCAATATCGGGCCGCTCCTGGCGTCGGCCGGCGTGGTCGGTATCGCCATCGGGTTCGGCGCCCAGACGCTGGTCAAGGACCTGTTCTCCGGCGCCTTCTTCCTGATCGAGGACGTGTTCCGCATCGGCGACTATATCGAGGCCGGCACGGCCAAGGGCACGGTCGAGAAGATCACGTTCCGCACCGTGGCGCTGCGCCACCAGAATGGGCCGCTGCATTTCGTGCCCTACGGCTCGCTCGGCAGCGTGCGCAACAACTCGCGCGACTGGGTCATCGACAAGTTCGAGATCCCGCTGCCGATCGACGTCGAGAGCGAGCAGGTGCGCCGCATCGTGAAGCGTATCGGGCTCGAGATGCTCGAGCACGAGGAGCTGGCGCCGTTCATCATGTCGCCCTTGAAGGCCAAGCTCTATCGTATCCAGCCCGGCGCCAAGATCTTCCGCTGCAAGGTGCAGACGCCGCCCGGCAAGCAGTTCGAGGTGCGCACTGAGGCCTACCGGCGGATCGAGCTGGCCTTCGCGGAGGCGAACATCCCGTTCGCGAGCAACATCCAGTCCTCGGTCGTGGTCCACGCCGGCCAGCCGGCAGCGGCGGAGCCGCTGCAGCCGGTCGAGGAAGTGCGCGCGGCGGAGTAG
- a CDS encoding ferritin-like domain-containing protein, translating into MIEKPRSDRRAFLKTGAFAGAALVAGAPGSISQASAAPFGGISRGDAAILRFLCAAEIIETDMWLQYAELGGTQDSELPGLPTGGSPAYTAALSNLDSDMAQYIHDNTEDELTHETFINAYLVSKGAHPVSLDAFRTLPSSKATGANQIGRLTNLMKLTVDTSWYTRYRSRDFNPDLDPLHKFANAVPSLANGQFPGIPRSDADLTPQGHIQAIANTAGFHFAQIEQGGTSLYPGLALHVSNPEVLRVVLSIGGTEVCHFQTWHDKAGNAVSDPLAPLTDPTNPALVFPNLNVNPGGEDFQTNLIMPEPCPFLRPGLPRVSIIRPVATSGAAMAALKGLTGMGIFIGQSKQFFEFLQDLAEDADAARRHEQDD; encoded by the coding sequence ATGATCGAAAAACCACGCTCCGATCGAAGAGCCTTTCTTAAGACCGGCGCCTTTGCCGGCGCTGCGCTGGTTGCCGGCGCACCGGGTTCGATCTCTCAGGCCTCGGCGGCCCCATTCGGCGGGATATCACGGGGTGATGCCGCGATCCTCCGCTTCCTTTGCGCGGCCGAGATCATCGAGACCGATATGTGGCTGCAATATGCCGAGCTCGGCGGGACCCAGGACAGCGAGCTTCCCGGCCTGCCGACCGGCGGCAGCCCGGCCTACACCGCTGCGCTCAGCAACCTCGACAGCGACATGGCCCAGTATATCCATGACAACACCGAGGACGAGCTCACCCACGAGACCTTCATCAACGCCTACCTGGTTTCCAAGGGGGCGCACCCGGTCAGCCTCGATGCATTCCGCACCTTGCCCAGCAGCAAGGCGACCGGCGCCAACCAGATCGGCCGGCTGACGAACCTCATGAAGCTCACGGTCGATACGAGCTGGTACACGCGCTATCGCAGCCGCGACTTCAACCCCGATCTCGACCCGCTGCACAAGTTCGCCAATGCAGTGCCGAGCCTGGCGAACGGGCAGTTCCCCGGCATTCCCCGCAGCGACGCCGACCTCACACCGCAGGGGCACATCCAAGCCATCGCGAACACAGCGGGCTTCCACTTCGCGCAGATCGAGCAAGGGGGCACCAGCCTTTATCCGGGCCTGGCCCTGCACGTGAGCAATCCGGAGGTGCTGCGCGTCGTGCTCAGCATCGGCGGGACCGAGGTCTGCCATTTCCAGACCTGGCACGACAAGGCCGGCAACGCGGTTTCCGATCCGCTGGCGCCGTTGACCGACCCGACCAATCCCGCGCTCGTGTTCCCGAACCTCAACGTCAATCCGGGGGGCGAGGACTTCCAGACCAACCTGATCATGCCCGAGCCCTGCCCGTTCCTCAGGCCCGGCCTGCCGCGGGTCTCGATCATCCGGCCGGTTGCCACGTCCGGCGCGGCGATGGCAGCACTCAAGGGGCTGACCGGGATGGGCATCTTCATCGGGCAGTCGAAGCAGTTCTTCGAGTTCCTGCAGGATCTGGCCGAGGACGCCGACGCGGCCCGACGGCACGAGCAGGACGATTGA
- a CDS encoding Lrp/AsnC family transcriptional regulator yields the protein MPPRKLDSIDLKILAELQRDGRMTNQRLSEKIGLSPRPCLERVRRLEAAGLISGYRAVVEIGELPDLVHAFAEITLKSQSTQALAAFERHLADCAEVVECVLVGGQFDYLAQMVCADLARYNALTTQWLDDPAIGVARITSRFVMKRVRRFAGYPLSLIEKAAQQN from the coding sequence GTGCCGCCCAGGAAGCTCGACTCCATAGACCTCAAGATTTTGGCCGAATTGCAGCGGGACGGGCGCATGACGAACCAGCGCCTGTCCGAGAAGATCGGCCTGTCGCCCCGCCCGTGCCTCGAGCGGGTGCGCCGGCTCGAGGCCGCCGGCCTCATCTCGGGATACCGCGCCGTCGTCGAGATCGGCGAGTTGCCCGACCTCGTCCATGCCTTCGCCGAGATCACGCTGAAGAGCCAGTCGACCCAAGCCCTGGCCGCATTCGAGCGGCATCTGGCCGACTGCGCCGAGGTCGTTGAGTGCGTGCTCGTCGGCGGCCAGTTCGACTATCTGGCGCAAATGGTCTGCGCCGATCTCGCGCGCTACAACGCGCTCACCACCCAATGGCTCGACGACCCGGCGATCGGCGTCGCGCGCATCACCTCCCGTTTCGTCATGAAGCGGGTCCGCCGGTTCGCCGGATATCCGCTCAGTCTCATCGAAAAAGCAGCACAGCAGAACTAG
- a CDS encoding MarR family transcriptional regulator gives MLLDVDPAVSPDRESAVAEDDRLQLRLWLRLLTCTELIEDQVRGRLRTEFQTTLPRFDVLAQLDRAPDGLTLSALSSRLMVSNGNVTGLVDAMARDGLVARRANPADGRSALIQATAAGARLFAAMAPTHQAWIDGLMAGLTRAEMVLLLELLGKLKQSVRERAA, from the coding sequence ATGCTGCTCGACGTGGATCCTGCCGTGAGCCCCGATCGGGAGAGCGCCGTGGCCGAGGACGATCGGCTGCAGCTGCGCCTCTGGCTCCGGCTCCTGACCTGCACCGAACTGATCGAAGACCAGGTGCGCGGCCGGCTCCGGACTGAGTTCCAAACGACGCTGCCGCGCTTCGACGTGCTGGCCCAGCTCGACCGGGCGCCGGATGGCCTGACCTTGAGCGCGCTCTCGTCGCGCCTCATGGTGTCCAACGGCAACGTCACCGGCCTCGTCGACGCCATGGCGAGGGACGGGCTGGTCGCGCGGCGGGCGAACCCCGCCGACGGCCGCAGTGCGCTCATCCAGGCGACCGCCGCGGGTGCCCGGCTGTTCGCCGCCATGGCACCCACTCACCAGGCTTGGATCGATGGGCTCATGGCCGGGCTGACCCGCGCCGAGATGGTCTTGCTGCTCGAGCTCCTGGGCAAGCTCAAGCAGTCCGTTCGGGAGCGGGCGGCATGA